A single genomic interval of Primulina tabacum isolate GXHZ01 unplaced genomic scaffold, ASM2559414v2 Contig878, whole genome shotgun sequence harbors:
- the LOC142535186 gene encoding germacrene A synthase-like translates to MVDTMSLIDALERLGVSYHFDDEIEDKLEHYFGLNTNYEDEAYDLNTVSIHFRLFRQHGLHLTSDVFSKFRGGDGKFKESLKSDVRGLLSLYEAAHLRKRKENILEDALVFTKDCLKSMATNLQSPLNRQVEHALVQPLHLGYPRFESHHYITVYEEDVYSRDESLLKFAKLDYNAVQMLHKQELYEVSRWWREMNLTSQLPYARDRIVECYFWAMGASHLPRFSRARVMLTKVIQFLSLTDDTFDAYGTIEELDTYTKAIQRWDIREIDLLPEYMKPLYTAILKLYAGFKEELAKEGRSYAVDYTIDAFKEQVRSYNVEAKWFIEGYLPPFWEYLSNALTTCAYFFLSNASLMGTDFATKVEFEWLNMMPRILGASLEISRLVGDKATYKVEKGRGQKSTGIDCYMKDYGVTMEEAMNKIEEMTTDAWKDVNEDFKRPFPCSKEVLMIILNITRVICNIQEQ, encoded by the exons ATGGTGGATACAATGAGTTTGATCGATGCACTAGAACGCCTTGGCGTATCGTATCACTTTGACGACGAAATCGAAGATAAATTGGAGCATTATTTTGGCCTGAATACAAATTATGAAGATGAGGCCTATGACTTAAACACAGTTTCAATCCATTTTCGATTGTTTAGGCAACATGGACTTCACTTAACTTCTG ATGTATTTAGCAAATTCAGGGGTGGCGATGGAAAGTTCAAAGAGTCTCTTAAAAGTGATGTTAGGGGTTTATTGAGTTTGTATGAAGCAGCACATTTGAGAAAGCGCAAAGAAAATATACTGGAAGATGCCCTTGTTTTCACAAAAGACTGCCTCAAATCCATGGCAACAAACCTCCAATCACCCCTCAACAGACAAGTCGAGCATGCCCTCGTGCAACCATTGCATTTGGGGTATCCAAGATTTGAGTCACATCATTACATCACTGTCTACGAGGAGGATGTATATTCTAGAGATGAATCACTTTTGAAGTTTGCTAAATTAGACTACAATGCAGTGCAAATGTTGCACAAACAAGAACTCTATGAAGTGTCGAG GTGGTGGAGAGAAATGAATCTTACATCCCAACTTCCTTATGCCAGAGATAGAATTGTCGAGTGTTACTTTTGGGCAATGGGAGCGTCTCATTTGCCACGATTTTCTCGAGCTCGAGTTATGTTGACAAAAGTCATCCAATTTTTATCTTTAACCGATGATACATTTGATGCTTATGGTACAATTGAAGAACTAGATACATACACTAAAGCAATTCAAag GTGGGATATTAGAGAGATTGATCTACTCCCGGAGTACATGAAACCACTTTATACCGCCATTTTAAAACTCTATGCGGGATTTAAGGAAGAATTAGCAAAGGAAGGAAGATCCTATGCCGTCGACTATACGATAGATGCA TTCAAAGAACAAGTGAGGAGCTACAATGTGGAGGCCAAGTGGTTTATTGAGGGTTACTTGCCACCATTTTGGGAGTACCTTAGCAACGCGCTCACAACTTGTGCTTACTTCTTCCTTTCGAATGCATCATTGATGGGAACGGATTTTGCTACGAAGGTAGAGTTCGAATGGCTGAATATGATGCCGAGGATTCTTGGAGCAAGCCTAGAAATTAGTCGTTTGGTTGGTGATAAAGCTACATACAAG GTCGAAAAAGGAAGAGGCCAAAAATCCACCGGTATCGACTGCTACATGAAGGATTACGGTGTGACAATGGAAGAGGCAATGAATAAGATTGAGGAAATGACTACAGATGCGTGGAAGGATGTTAATGAGGATTTCAAGAGACCATTTCCGTGTTCGAAGGAGGTTCTTATGATAATCCTCAACATCACAAGGGTAATATGTAATATACAAGAACAATGA